The Faecalibacterium prausnitzii genome includes a window with the following:
- a CDS encoding NTP transferase domain-containing protein, with amino-acid sequence MNKQESDILNALLLEPFINQRILAEVSGHSLGVVNRSLKELIKADYLDDSIRPTMKAITEFKQKTPQRAIILAAGFGMRMVPINTEMPKGLLEVNGEPLIERIIKQLHEVGIKEIYVVVGFMKEKYEYLMDEYGIELVVNADYAAKNNLHSVKLVKEHLENAYIIPCDIWCDRNPFHQHELYSWYMVSDLVDNESNVRVNRKMELVAVPESSGGNAMIGICYLVKEDADTVAERIDELCKNQRYDGAFWEEALYNKDRMIVAARVVHSADVVEINTYEQLREIDSDSNQLKTDAIQVICTALGAKPEEVKDITVLKKGMTNRSFLFTCKGKKYIMRIPGEGTDQLINRREEAAVYQTIDGKHICDDIAYINPENGYKITEFLEGARVCDPSNYEDVKRCMKRLRYFHEMKLKVNHEFDIFGQMEFYETLWEGTPSIYKDYEKTKANVLSLKPYIDTHIEEKVLTHIDAVPDNFLFVEKDGKEEIRLIDWEYAGMQDPHVDVAMFCIYSLYNKRQVDRLIAAYFTEGCNDATRIKIYCYIAACGLLWSNWCEYKRNLGVEFGEYSLRQYRYAKDYYRIVQEELKKQGEEK; translated from the coding sequence ATGAACAAACAGGAGAGTGACATTTTGAACGCACTTTTGTTGGAACCTTTCATCAACCAACGGATTTTAGCAGAAGTGTCAGGACATTCATTAGGAGTAGTTAATCGTTCACTCAAGGAGCTTATTAAAGCTGATTACCTGGACGATTCGATTCGCCCTACCATGAAAGCCATCACTGAGTTTAAGCAGAAAACCCCGCAGCGGGCTATTATCTTGGCAGCAGGCTTTGGAATGCGCATGGTTCCAATCAATACGGAGATGCCAAAAGGTCTCTTGGAAGTCAACGGAGAACCGCTCATTGAGCGTATCATTAAGCAACTTCATGAAGTTGGAATTAAAGAAATCTATGTAGTTGTTGGCTTCATGAAAGAAAAATACGAGTATTTGATGGATGAGTATGGCATAGAGCTAGTAGTAAATGCAGATTACGCGGCAAAGAATAATCTGCATTCAGTTAAACTTGTAAAAGAGCATCTGGAGAATGCGTACATTATCCCATGCGATATTTGGTGCGACCGAAATCCCTTCCATCAACATGAGTTGTATTCGTGGTATATGGTCAGCGATCTTGTGGACAACGAAAGTAACGTCCGAGTTAACCGTAAAATGGAACTTGTGGCTGTGCCAGAAAGTTCTGGCGGCAATGCAATGATTGGTATCTGCTATTTGGTGAAAGAGGATGCAGACACCGTTGCAGAACGCATTGATGAACTTTGCAAAAATCAGCGATATGACGGAGCGTTCTGGGAGGAAGCACTTTATAATAAAGACCGGATGATCGTAGCAGCTCGGGTGGTTCATTCTGCAGACGTTGTGGAAATTAACACCTATGAGCAATTACGAGAAATTGACAGCGATTCCAACCAGCTGAAAACAGATGCAATTCAGGTGATTTGTACAGCCTTGGGAGCAAAGCCAGAAGAAGTTAAAGATATTACAGTTCTTAAAAAGGGTATGACGAATCGATCTTTCCTATTTACTTGCAAAGGAAAGAAATATATCATGCGTATTCCGGGAGAAGGAACCGATCAGTTGATTAACCGCCGAGAAGAAGCTGCAGTTTACCAAACGATTGATGGAAAGCATATCTGTGATGATATTGCATATATCAACCCGGAAAATGGCTATAAGATTACGGAATTTCTGGAAGGAGCCAGAGTATGTGATCCATCGAACTACGAAGATGTCAAAAGGTGCATGAAACGGCTGCGATACTTCCATGAAATGAAGCTAAAAGTGAATCATGAATTTGATATTTTCGGTCAGATGGAATTTTATGAAACACTGTGGGAGGGAACACCTTCTATATATAAGGATTACGAAAAAACGAAAGCAAACGTTCTGTCACTGAAACCTTATATTGATACTCACATCGAGGAAAAAGTCCTGACACATATTGATGCAGTTCCGGATAATTTCCTGTTTGTGGAGAAAGATGGAAAAGAAGAAATTCGTCTGATTGACTGGGAGTATGCAGGAATGCAAGATCCTCATGTGGATGTAGCAATGTTCTGTATTTACTCACTTTACAATAAGCGGCAGGTGGATCGACTGATTGCTGCTTATTTTACAGAGGGGTGTAATGATGCAACCAGAATCAAAATTTATTGCTACATTGCAGCCTGTGGTTTGCTGTGGAGCAACTGGTGTGAATACAAGCGCAATCTTGGTGTGGAGTTTGGCGAGTATTCTCTTCGACAGTACCGATATGCAAAGGATTACTACCGAATTGTTCAAGAGGAACTGAAAAAACAAGGGGAGGAAAAGTAA
- a CDS encoding phosphorylcholine transferase LicD — MGDYCNENELTIEDVHSVTLKLVEKLIQICDAVGVNYYVAYGSLIGAVRHKGFIPWDDDFDVVMLRDDYEKFCDYCIHHQDEMKPYKLLTRENEKNYPYNIARLNNMDYRAVYENVQGYDSGVFIDIYPLDGAGSDAEQVIRRVKKKKSDLFRVTLWSADDHYTKSTYHKWYRSVAKYVVRSYAKIRGSKYFLDKMENFKNLYDIKKSRYIAEMTWDSGLTLYEKKWFEDYIYMDFENLKVKVPVGYDEFLKCHYGDYMKLPPAEERVPHHEYKVYRR, encoded by the coding sequence ATGGGAGATTATTGCAACGAAAACGAACTTACAATAGAAGATGTTCATAGTGTTACTTTAAAATTAGTTGAGAAGTTAATACAGATTTGTGATGCAGTTGGAGTGAATTACTACGTTGCATACGGATCGCTGATTGGGGCTGTTCGTCATAAGGGGTTTATTCCATGGGATGACGATTTTGATGTCGTTATGCTACGGGATGATTATGAGAAGTTTTGTGACTATTGTATACACCACCAAGATGAAATGAAACCATATAAACTTCTCACACGAGAAAATGAAAAAAACTATCCATATAATATAGCGCGACTTAATAATATGGACTATCGTGCTGTATATGAAAACGTTCAAGGCTATGATTCAGGAGTTTTTATTGATATTTATCCTCTTGATGGTGCAGGGTCAGATGCAGAGCAAGTAATTCGACGAGTGAAAAAGAAAAAGAGTGATTTGTTCCGAGTCACATTGTGGAGTGCTGATGATCATTATACAAAATCGACATATCATAAATGGTATCGCTCAGTGGCAAAGTATGTTGTTAGAAGTTATGCAAAAATTCGAGGATCCAAGTATTTCTTGGATAAAATGGAAAACTTTAAAAACTTATATGACATAAAGAAAAGTCGATATATTGCGGAAATGACTTGGGATTCTGGGCTTACCCTATATGAAAAGAAATGGTTTGAAGATTATATCTATATGGATTTTGAAAATCTTAAGGTAAAAGTTCCGGTTGGTTATGATGAATTCTTAAAATGTCATTACGGCGATTATATGAAACTTCCACCGGCAGAGGAACGAGTTCCTCATCACGAATATAAAGTCTATCGACGCTAA
- a CDS encoding flippase yields MKEKSLKKNFAYNFLYQLLAIIVPLITSPYLARTLGAENIGIASWTNSIVFYFGMFIVLGVENYGNREIAYVRASRVECSKKFWSIYACQLINFIIVLMLYFFYVNAIAKEYKVIFAILTMSLLTKGLDIAWFFSGMEEFKITVVRNSVVKIITLVSIFLFVRNANDLWKYVLINSAGALIGQMTLWPNVKKHIDFYLPKKDEVIKNIKPLWILFIPVLAISVFTYMDKYMIGRLSNVVQNGYYENADKIISVPKAFITTIGTVMLPRTAHLLSSNRINESRRYIELSMTYTVIIGSALAFGMAAVADVFSVVFWGEEFRTCGLLIQGLAPAVLFSVIGSVIRSQFLIPNARDKEYTVSLIAGAIVNFFINLITIPKFGAFGAVVGTLCSEVVLMSIQLFYVRKELPLKKYFQNCWMFIFIGMVMYGVVYTAKKRLDGTVLSLIVLVLIGGVIYCCLTWLYLSLAKNELAKEIRNQVLSIARRK; encoded by the coding sequence CTCTTGGACTAATTCAATAGTGTTCTATTTTGGAATGTTTATTGTTTTGGGAGTTGAAAATTACGGCAACAGAGAAATTGCATATGTAAGAGCTTCAAGAGTAGAGTGCAGTAAAAAGTTTTGGAGCATTTATGCTTGTCAGCTGATAAATTTCATTATAGTTCTCATGCTCTATTTCTTCTATGTCAATGCAATAGCAAAAGAATATAAAGTAATATTTGCGATTTTGACAATGTCGCTCTTGACGAAAGGCCTGGATATCGCATGGTTCTTCAGCGGTATGGAAGAATTTAAGATTACAGTTGTTCGTAATAGTGTGGTTAAAATCATAACACTTGTATCTATTTTTTTATTTGTACGCAATGCAAATGACTTATGGAAATATGTTTTAATAAATTCTGCTGGTGCCCTTATTGGTCAAATGACCTTATGGCCAAATGTAAAAAAGCATATTGACTTTTACCTGCCTAAAAAGGATGAAGTGATAAAGAATATTAAACCGTTGTGGATCCTTTTTATTCCAGTGCTCGCAATTAGTGTATTTACTTATATGGATAAGTATATGATTGGTCGATTAAGTAATGTGGTACAAAATGGTTATTACGAAAATGCGGATAAAATTATTAGCGTTCCGAAAGCGTTTATAACAACTATTGGCACAGTCATGCTCCCAAGAACAGCACATTTGTTATCTTCTAATCGTATAAATGAAAGCAGGCGTTATATTGAGCTGTCGATGACATATACTGTAATAATTGGTTCAGCTCTTGCATTTGGAATGGCAGCAGTAGCAGATGTCTTTTCGGTTGTGTTTTGGGGAGAAGAATTTCGAACTTGTGGATTACTGATTCAAGGCCTTGCTCCAGCAGTTTTGTTTTCTGTTATTGGAAGCGTTATTCGATCTCAGTTTTTGATTCCGAATGCGAGGGATAAAGAGTATACCGTTTCGCTTATCGCTGGTGCTATTGTAAATTTTTTTATTAATTTAATTACAATTCCAAAATTTGGTGCATTTGGTGCAGTTGTTGGAACGCTGTGTTCAGAAGTTGTCTTAATGAGTATTCAACTTTTTTATGTTCGTAAGGAACTTCCTCTAAAAAAGTATTTTCAAAATTGCTGGATGTTTATTTTTATTGGCATGGTGATGTATGGAGTAGTATATACAGCAAAAAAGAGACTCGATGGTACAGTTTTAAGTTTGATTGTGCTTGTCTTAATTGGTGGAGTAATATACTGTTGCTTAACGTGGCTGTATTTATCCCTGGCGAAAAATGAGCTCGCAAAAGAAATTAGAAATCAAGTTTTGAGTATAGCAAGGAGAAAGTGA